A single region of the Pseudomonas sp. B21-023 genome encodes:
- a CDS encoding type I polyketide synthase, producing MNPSMDNAVAIIGMACRLPFADHPEQFWQALAQGQEAIESYSDEQLRERGVPAERLADPHFVRAGVPLPGRQLFDAGFFGFSPRDASLMDPQQRLLLETAWHAFERAGLAPERNGRETGVFVGADASSYFVNNLLPNAQAMAGTDPVQLLYANSGNATQIAYKLNLRGPALDIATACSTSLVAIHQACRSLLLHECDMALAGGASVQAAEQQGYLHRPDSILSPDGHCRPFDQQARGTVAGQGVALVLLKRYEDAVRDNDRIEAVIRGSAINNDGARKVGYTAPSIDGQVAVLRRALAMAGLQAAEVGYIECHGTGTALGDPIELTALDEVYGGQPRATDAPCYLGSLKSNLGHLNAAAGAAGLIKAVLCLQQRQIPASLHFTRLTDKASLHGLQVNARLRPWPAADRIARAAVSSFGIGGTNAHVLLEAAPPRPASQADAGPRLLTLSAKSADAVARKQAQLADWLERNPEAALADVCHTANRRSQQVHRLALLARSGAELLARLREGTPARLAAPPPADLVLVLRDGPGLVEGVAALAAHCRPVACALAVSADAFGPDAGLAQRGFAALHALAGLWHAWGLRPHLVLCDALGELAMACQAGRLSLGDAARLLAGQASEVSAPRAAGGEQTGTWLSSLDGKPVSPVRPLDADYWRQPRDSAQFSASLARLAKAPGHCLVDAAALPWPQACAACLDSAQATLHEQLLDLAGQLWARGVALDLDAMHDGQGQRVVLPGYPFERSRHWVDAPREALAAPASASPAGDAAALPEVLPRNELEREIAGFWSELLGIEQIGVTEDFFDLGGHSLLATQLNARIHQRFGIELSLEDLFDHPTVEATVNLLLRSEAAVPDTSH from the coding sequence ATGAACCCGTCCATGGATAATGCCGTCGCCATCATCGGCATGGCTTGCCGCCTCCCCTTCGCCGACCACCCCGAACAGTTCTGGCAGGCCCTGGCCCAGGGCCAGGAAGCCATCGAGTCGTACAGCGACGAGCAGTTGCGCGAACGCGGCGTGCCCGCCGAGCGCCTGGCCGACCCGCACTTCGTCAGGGCCGGCGTGCCGCTGCCGGGCCGCCAGTTGTTCGACGCCGGTTTCTTCGGTTTCTCGCCGCGCGACGCCAGCTTGATGGACCCCCAGCAGCGCCTGTTGCTGGAAACCGCCTGGCACGCCTTCGAGCGCGCCGGCCTGGCCCCCGAGCGCAACGGCCGCGAGACCGGCGTGTTCGTCGGCGCCGACGCCAGCAGCTACTTCGTCAACAACCTGCTGCCCAACGCCCAGGCCATGGCCGGCACCGACCCGGTGCAATTGCTCTACGCCAATAGCGGCAACGCCACGCAGATCGCCTACAAGCTCAACCTGCGCGGCCCGGCGCTGGACATCGCCACCGCCTGCTCCACCTCGCTGGTGGCCATCCACCAGGCCTGCCGCAGCCTGCTGCTGCACGAATGCGACATGGCCCTGGCCGGTGGCGCCTCGGTGCAGGCCGCCGAGCAGCAGGGCTACCTGCATCGCCCTGACAGCATCCTGTCGCCGGACGGCCACTGCCGCCCCTTTGACCAACAGGCCCGCGGCACGGTGGCAGGCCAGGGCGTCGCCCTGGTGCTGCTCAAGCGCTACGAGGACGCGGTGCGCGACAACGACCGCATCGAGGCGGTCATCCGCGGCTCGGCGATCAACAACGATGGGGCACGCAAGGTTGGCTATACCGCCCCGAGCATCGACGGGCAGGTCGCGGTGCTGCGCCGGGCGCTGGCCATGGCCGGCCTGCAGGCGGCCGAGGTCGGCTACATCGAGTGCCATGGCACCGGCACCGCGCTCGGCGACCCGATCGAGCTGACCGCCCTCGACGAGGTGTACGGTGGCCAGCCGCGCGCTACGGACGCGCCTTGCTACCTGGGTTCGCTCAAGAGCAACCTCGGCCACCTCAACGCCGCCGCCGGCGCCGCCGGGCTGATCAAGGCCGTGCTGTGCCTGCAGCAACGGCAGATTCCCGCCTCGCTGCACTTCACCCGGCTCACCGACAAGGCCAGCCTCCACGGCCTGCAGGTCAATGCCCGGTTGCGCCCGTGGCCGGCGGCCGATCGCATCGCGCGGGCGGCGGTCAGCTCGTTCGGCATCGGCGGCACCAACGCCCACGTGCTGCTGGAGGCGGCGCCGCCACGCCCCGCCAGCCAGGCCGACGCGGGCCCGCGGCTGCTGACCCTGTCGGCCAAGTCGGCCGACGCCGTGGCGCGCAAACAGGCGCAGCTGGCCGACTGGCTGGAACGTAACCCCGAAGCCGCGCTGGCGGATGTCTGCCACACCGCCAACCGACGCAGCCAGCAGGTACATCGCCTGGCGCTGCTGGCGCGCAGCGGCGCCGAACTGCTCGCACGCCTGCGCGAAGGCACCCCTGCGCGCCTGGCCGCGCCGCCGCCAGCCGACCTGGTACTGGTGCTGCGCGACGGCCCAGGCTTGGTCGAAGGTGTCGCGGCGCTGGCCGCGCACTGCCGCCCGGTGGCCTGCGCCCTCGCCGTCAGCGCCGACGCCTTCGGGCCCGACGCCGGCCTGGCGCAGCGTGGCTTCGCCGCCCTGCACGCCCTGGCCGGGCTGTGGCACGCGTGGGGCCTGCGCCCGCACCTGGTGCTGTGCGACGCCCTTGGCGAACTGGCCATGGCCTGCCAGGCCGGGCGCCTGAGCCTGGGCGACGCGGCGCGCCTGCTCGCCGGCCAGGCCAGCGAGGTGAGCGCGCCACGCGCCGCTGGCGGCGAGCAGACCGGCACCTGGCTGTCGAGCCTGGACGGCAAGCCGGTGAGCCCCGTGCGCCCGCTCGATGCCGACTACTGGCGCCAACCGCGCGATAGCGCGCAGTTCAGCGCCAGCCTGGCGCGCCTGGCCAAGGCGCCCGGGCACTGCCTGGTGGACGCCGCGGCACTGCCCTGGCCGCAAGCCTGCGCCGCCTGCCTGGACAGCGCCCAGGCAACCCTGCACGAGCAACTGCTCGACCTGGCCGGGCAGCTCTGGGCCCGCGGCGTCGCCCTCGATCTCGACGCCATGCACGATGGCCAGGGCCAGCGCGTGGTGCTGCCGGGCTACCCGTTCGAGCGCAGCCGGCACTGGGTCGACGCGCCGCGCGAGGCCCTGGCCGCACCAGCGTCGGCCAGCCCCGCCGGCGACGCTGCGGCGTTGCCTGAAGTGCTACCGCGCAACGAACTGGAACGGGAGATCGCCGGTTTCTGGTCGGAGCTGCTGGGCATCGAGCAGATCGGCGTGACCGAGGATT